The following are encoded in a window of Candidatus Firestonebacteria bacterium RIFOXYD2_FULL_39_29 genomic DNA:
- a CDS encoding Zn-dependent hydrolase, translating to MAENIIWLGHDGFLIKGENASVCIDPYKVKVKDSYPPADIIIISHEHGDHMSPDDIAKFVGEKTVIIAAKDAAEKLKGAKALLPGEKIKIGDIDIEAVPAYNINKKFHTKESNKNGYIVTINGVRIYHAGDTDFIPEMKDIKCDIALLPVSGKYVMTAEEAVEAAKTIKPKIAIPMHYGSGVVGTIEDAKKFKEWLKGTGIEVVIKEKY from the coding sequence ATGGCTGAGAATATTATCTGGCTGGGGCATGACGGGTTTTTAATTAAAGGGGAGAATGCGTCTGTTTGCATAGATCCGTATAAGGTAAAGGTTAAAGACAGTTATCCTCCTGCAGACATTATAATTATTTCACACGAGCACGGGGATCATATGTCTCCTGACGATATTGCGAAGTTTGTCGGCGAAAAAACTGTAATTATTGCGGCTAAGGATGCTGCAGAAAAGCTTAAAGGAGCAAAGGCACTTCTTCCCGGAGAAAAGATTAAGATTGGAGATATAGACATAGAAGCGGTTCCTGCGTACAACATAAATAAGAAATTTCACACAAAAGAGTCAAATAAAAACGGTTATATCGTTACAATCAACGGTGTGAGGATATATCATGCCGGAGATACTGATTTTATTCCGGAGATGAAAGATATTAAATGTGATATTGCCCTGCTTCCGGTCTCCGGAAAATATGTGATGACTGCTGAAGAAGCAGTTGAAGCCGCAAAGACAATTAAGCCAAAAATAGCTATCCCGATGCATTATGGTTCAGGCGTTGTGGGGACAATAGAGGACGCTAAAAAGTTTAAAGAATGGCTGAAAGGTACAGGAATAGAGGTTGTTATTAAAGAAAAGTACTAA